acgatcgtagtttacgggccgtatttcaatttacggtccgtattccaagtcgtatttaaccatttaaacatttgacagaaagttgaagttttgcgagttgaaatacgacatggtggtttacgggccgtataccactttgcggtccatatttcactttacggtcgactgggccaaaatgcaaatctgcgactttcaagtcttcaaaacctataattaatCATTGTGGAGTATAACCtctctcttgttcccattgcctttgaaatcttacttagggtcgtcaaacgtcattcccttctgattaaaacaccatatactcgtattcttcgttagtctattcgttgtacattcagggggaaatttacgaggtgtaacacaaaatAAAGAAGGAGATGGGGAATAAAATTGCTGAACTAGAGCAgggctctaaaaagaaagaggggctAAGGTACTCTGATTTTTGCATTCTTCCTTGACTCGAGACCTCTTTCACTGAGAACTAGCTGATTGATGTCACAAGCAATCTTCCTGGTCTAAGAGCAGCCTGAAATCGGAAGTTCACACTCAGCGTCCGGACTTGGGTTTACCAGAAGGTTAAAAAATTCCCAAATGACCATTTCAATAGGTCGGGCAATCCCAGGGCCCACTTGAGAGCTTATTGCGACCAGTTGGTCAGGAGGGGTGGAAACAaagctttgctcatgagattATTCAGTCAAAGTCTATCAGGAACAGCTATGGAGTGGTTCATCTCACAAGACGTCAGTTGATGGAGGACATGGGAGGAGATGGCATGTTCATTCATGGAgagattccgcttcaatgtgaaaaatgtgcctgatcgcttctcattggagaaaatccgTCAAAAATCGACCGAAACGTATAGAGAATGTGCCAGTCGCTAGAGAGACGAGGCAGCGCGTGTGCTACCACCTATGATTGAAGTTGAGCTGGTAGCTACATTTATACTGTACTAAGAAGCTGattgttttgacaaaatgataactatgaaagagagctcctttgcagatttagtcACCGTTGGGGAAGACATCGAAGATGGCTTCAAGACCGGTAGGATTGTCAGTGTATTAAATAGAGTAGGTGCGTCTGGTGCCACAAGtggcaaaaagaagaaagaagatgtagcttatgtttctagagctactagcccaaaaatctgaggaaaagagataacccacaaaaatcaagacaACTACCAATCGCCTCTACCAACCagctatataaccacttcaccccaatatagcccgaTGTCTGTGTGCTACACATAACCTGGATACCAAGCTCCACAACTAAATTACCAAATACCAGCACCTAGCAACCAAGCTCCACGACCAAATTACCAaatgccagcacccaataaccaagctccacaaaaccagactttccaaaaccagcctccaccagcaaactatgaggcaccccaaaagaaacATCCGAGAGTATTCACTCCTTTACCCGAATCAAGGGCTAGTTTGTTTGACAAACTAAGAGAGGCCAGTCGAATGAATGTTGTTCCACTAAAACCTGCTAACCCCAAAGATCGACGGTACATGCCAGatttcacttgcgcctatcattctaaccagGTTGTCCACACtaccgaatattgcataaacttaaGGCACAAGCTACAAGATATAATTGAtaatcatgagcttatcctggaACCAACACCTctaaatgtggacacaaatcctctCCCAAATCATGGAGGGAATCAAATTTACATGATAGAAAGGGGggatgaatgggaagagagccctGCGATCATTTGTCAAGGAATGAAAAGCATTGTCGCCTCGTTGTCCTTACAAGAGCAAAAAGAAGTGTTAGGCCCCATGACAAGGAAATATGAGATGTTCCAGTCATTTGCTGTAGCCAAGAAAGAGCCCTtcgtgctcaaatatccctcaatAGTCACTCGAATTCAGAACGAGCCGTCCGTACTCAAAACATCAAGGTTAATTGAGAATGCACCTTTTGTGATAAAATCACCGCACCTGATGATGGTCAAAGGAAAAGAGGTAGCAgctgtggttcagggtatgaccaggtctGGAAGGCGTTACGCTCCAGAAAATCCCGTACCCAAAGCACCACATTAAGAAATCCTAAAAAAAAACCAGTCACTGAAGGTGAAGCTGAAAACTTTTTGAGGCAAATGTCAGttaaggattattcgattgttgagcactTGCATAAAACTCCTGgcaggatatcagtaatgtcattatTACTCAGTTCGTCTCAACATTGCTTAGCCTTGATGAAAcctttggatgaagtccaagtacccgccggcactacaagtgaaacattggtCGAGATTGTAGGGTAAGTTGTACGAgcgcataggctatcattttctgatgatgaattGCCTAGGGAGGGTAAGACCCATAACAAGGCCTTGCACATAACAGTCAAATGCCGCGATAagattatccctcaagtgctGATTGATGGAGGGGCTGGGTtaaatgtatgccctgtgacaACTTTGAAACAGCTTGGATATGATGTTGGCAAAATCCGCCAGAGTTAAAcaaatgtaaaagcttatgatggctCAACCAGTGAtccaattggagaaatagatctgAACATACAAATGGGTCCCGTAGAGTTCATTGTGGAGTACATtatcatggatatcaaaacaagTTATAACTTATTATTGGGATGACCTTGGTTGCACGCCGCTGTGGTTGTGGCATCTTCATTGCAACAATCTCTCaaatttatctgggatgatcaaAAAGTCGTAATTCACGGTAAAGGAAGTGTTCATAACTATCCGGACAATTCAGTACCGGTCATAGAAAAATCGCCAAGCAATACTGATATTTGACACCGTTGAATTAGGCATGTTAGATCGCAAACGGAATGATGAGGATATCCCTATGCCACCGGTCTACAAAATGGTTGGCACGACTATGATAAGAAACGGGTTCGAGCCCAGGAAAGATCTGGGAAGGAATTTACAAGGAATCAAAGAACTAGTGAATATAAAAAATTGGAAATATCGATTTAGGGTTGGATACGAACCATGTgaggtagaagaagaagaagcaaaacATGGACAAAGAGGTCCTATTGAAATGATAAAGCCATTTCCTCGtctataccagtccttcacaACATGCCCATTAAGTCATAACGGCGAAGgtccagaagagggtttaaggatgttgttttgggaagaggagtgtgcagccatcattgaagaatgttTTGAAGCACTGGATATTCGTCATGATGAGCTAGGAGAAATGTcaagtggatggacttctacaCCGTTGTTCACcttgcggtagaaagaatgctcactttCAGAAAAACGGCGAAAGTCGGGTTTGAGGCCCGGATTATCGCCCTTTCATGCTTTTACATTTCCTTattacgtgttgtttaataatgaaaatggctcgatgttccattctGAGTCAGGATCACAGTTTGTATCACTCTTTTAAAATTGTTTTGCTTTACctatatagatatacatatatatacatatataaatacataattGAGATTGCTTTTATATGATTGATAATTGTGTTACTTTGCTTTATAGTAATAACATAGAAGCCACagataatgtcatgacatgttacgaaacaatTAAGAACGATGACGAACAAAGCaaagatcaagaagaagagataactgaacTAAAAGGGTTGATAGAAGCCGAAGAGGAATATGAAAATAGACCAACACTGAACCTAGAGGAAACGGAGGCGGTTAATCTAGGAAATTAGGAAATGGTTCGAGAAACTAGGATAAGCGTACATTTGACCGAACCTGAGAAAGAAAGGTAATGAAGTCTGctgaaagagtatgaagatgttttTGCTGGGTCATATGCCGATATGTCGGGTTTGAGTACAGACATTATCGCTCATAGGTTGCCAATCCTAGAGGGATTCACCCCGGTAAAGTAGAAAATCAGATAGCCTAAGCCCGATATCAGCGTCAGAATCAAAGAGGAAGTTGAGAAGCATATTCAGTCGGGAGTTATGGAAGTGACACCCTACCTGACATAGTTAGCGAACATAGTCCTGGTATCAAAGAAGGATGGGAAAATGAGGATCTGTGTGGACTATCGTGATCTCAACCGCGCTAGTCCAAAAGATATTTTTCCACTCCCTAacattcacatacttattgacaATTGCACCAAGCATGAGGTACAGTCTTTTGTGGACTGTTACGCAAGTTATCATCAGatactgatggatgaagaagatgctcagaAAATGGCCCTCATCACACCATGGGGAGTATATCACTACCGGGTAATGCCTTTCGGGCTCAAGAATGCCagcgctacttacatgagggcaaTGACCTccatttttcatgatatgatgcatagagagatCGAGGTGTATGTGGCCGACGTCGTCATCAAGTCTTGAGTAGGTGATGATCATCTGGAGCATTTGAGAAAATTCTTCGACAGACTCCGCAAatacgatttgaagttgaatcctgctaAATGCGCATTTGGAGGGCCTACCGGAAAGTTGCTAGGATTCATAATCAGTCGTCGTGGTATTGAGTTGGATCCCACAAATATCAAAGCAATTCAAGAACTCCTACCACCAAAGACAAATAAAAAGGTCATGAGTTTcctaggaaggttgaattacaatGGGCGCTTCATTGCCCAGTCCACAGTAATTGTAGAaccaattctcaaactcctcaagaaagatgctccaaccaAATGGACAGGAGGTTTGTCAGAAATCATTCgacacaatcaaaagatactTGTCAAAACCACCCTTTTTGGTCCCGCTAAAACCGGAAATCCCTTTACTGCTATATATGTCaatatcagaaaatgcttttgggtgcaTGTTGGCGTAAAATGATGAAAcaggcaagaaagagagagcctctattacatcagtaagaagttcacaccctgtGAATCTAGATATTCCTTGGTAGAAAAGGCGTGTTGTGCTTTAACCTGGGTGTCCCAGAAattaagacattatatggctgcatacacgactcatttgatctcaaaAATGGACCCCCTAAGGTAAATCTTTTGCCAACCTATGCCGATAAGGAAGCtggccaaatggcaaatgctaTTGAGTAAGTTTGACATCCAATACGTCGCACAGAAAGCAGTTAAGGGGAAAGCATTAGCAGATTTACTGGCAGGAAGCCTAGTGGATGACAACCCCGTACCTTTATGGACTTacttcccggatgaagaagtgaTGACAATTGAGGGCGaaaaaaatgaagatgaattaggCTGGAAAGTATACTTTAATGGAGCGGTTAACTTTAAAGGATTAAGAATCGGAGCTGTTTTGGTGTCAgactcaggccaatattatccagtggccGCCAAATTGAACTTCAActgcaccaacaacatggctgaatacgaagcTTTCATCATAGATCTTCGTTTAGCCCTTGACATGGATGTGCGAAACCTTCAGGTAATTGGCGACTCGAATTTGATGATTCATCAGGTTCGAAGAGAATGGGCCACAAAAAGGAGAAGATCATACCgtatgttggacttgtgcaaagacTGGCAGATCGGttccaagaagtcaagttcaaaaATATACCAAGAACCCAaaatgagtttgctgatgcatTGGCGACAATAGCATCAATGATTCAGCATCCTGACAGTAAATACATTGATCCTGTTAGAGTCAAAATCAGAGATCAACCAGctcactgtgcttttgtagaagTAGAGATTGATGGAAAATCTTGGTATATCAACATTAAAATGTACTTGGAGAAAGGAGAGTATCCTGAAGGAATCACCATCAATCAGAAGAAGACTATCAAGAAGTtagctgtcacaccctaaccttactagggtgtgatgggcacccgacccttacctagggccgagcgaacccgctgactcatatTACGCACATaatatctttgaactcttaaataaaatacaatgaaatacatagtaaaactttcgtAAATATCCTTTTTCTTCGTTCTCAAAtcagacaaaatctgtaatcatgtagaacttatatcataacacaaaatgacacatcggctgatggag
The sequence above is a segment of the Lycium barbarum isolate Lr01 chromosome 6, ASM1917538v2, whole genome shotgun sequence genome. Coding sequences within it:
- the LOC132643972 gene encoding uncharacterized protein LOC132643972 → MRICVDYRDLNRASPKDIFPLPNIHILIDNCTKHEVQSFVDCYASYHQILMDEEDAQKMALITPWGVYHYRVMPFGLKNASATYMRAMTSIFHDMMHREIEVLRKYDLKLNPAKCAFGGPTGKLLGFIISRRGIELDPTNIKAIQELLPPKTNKKVMSFLGRLNYNGRFIAQSTVIVEPILKLLKKDAPTKWTGGLSEIIRHNQKILVKTTLFGPAKTGNPFTAIYVNIRKCFWIFLGRKGVLCFNLGVPEIKTLYGCIHDSFDLKNGPPKKAVKGKALADLLAGSLVDDNPVPLWTYFPDEEVMTIEGEKNEDELGWKVYFNGAVNFKGLRIGAVLVSDSGQYYPVAAKLNFNCTNNMAEYEAFIIDLRLALDMDVRNLQRMGHKKEKIIPYVGLVQRLADRFQEVKFKNIPRTQNEFADALATIASMIQHPDSKYIDPVRVKIRDQPAHCAFVEVEIDGKSWYINIKMYLEKGEYPEGITINQKKTIKKLAVTP